Part of the Methylomagnum ishizawai genome, CCGGCACCCGCGAGAACGGCGGGCAATATACCCACGCGGCGGTGTGGTGCGCCCTGGCCGAAACCCGCCTGGACAACGGTTCCGGGGCGGTGGAATTGTTGCGGATGCTCAACCCGGTTTACCGGGGCGCGGACAAGGCGGGGCGGGAAGCCTACCGGGGCGAGCCCTATGTGTTGGCGGCGGATGTCCACGCCGGGCCGGAGCATGCGCGGCGGGCGGGCTGGACGTGGTATACCGGGGCGGCGGGCTGGTATTACCGCACCGCCGTGGAAGGTGTGTTGGGGCTGGAACTCAGGGCCGGGACGCTGTTCGTCGATCCCTGCCCGCCCACCGCCTGGCCGGGCTTCGCGGCCAGCCTGCGCCGGGGTTCGGCCCGCTACGGGATCGCGGTGGAGAATCCCCAGGGCGTCCGCCGGGGCGTCGCCGCGCTGGAACTCGATGGCGAAGCCTTGCCGCCCCAGGGCGGAATCCCGCTGGCGGACGACGGGCGGGAACACCGGGTCCGCGTGGTCATGGGCTAGCGCATGGTTTCATCCGGGGGGCTGCGCCCGTCGCGGCCCCGGACCTGCCGCACCGACGGCGGCGGCGGGTCCGGCCCCAAGGCTCCGACCTCCCGCCGGACGCTGTTGGAAAAGGAGATGCCGACATGCTCGAAATCCTCGCCATCGTGCTGATCGTCCTGTGGGTCCTGGGCTTGGTGTCCTCGTACACCCTGGGCGGATTCATCCATATCCTGCTGGTGATCGCGGTCATCATGGTCGCGGTGCGTATCATCCAGGGGCGCCGCCCGCTGTAGCCGCCTGTCGGACCTGAACCCGCATGGCCTTGGATGGTGCCGTCCTCATCACCGGACTTCCCAGGGAGGA contains:
- a CDS encoding lmo0937 family membrane protein produces the protein MLEILAIVLIVLWVLGLVSSYTLGGFIHILLVIAVIMVAVRIIQGRRPL